The Mycobacterium sp. EPa45 genomic interval CTCACGCCGAAGGTCGAGACCACATAGGGCACAACATCTTTGATGATATGGTCGGCGGCGTTGCCGCGGGTGCCGTTGACGCATTCGGTGTCATTGCTGAAGGTCCCGCCGACGTCGGGAAAGACCATCACCGGGGCATTGCCGTAGTGCCGCGCAGTGAATTCGTCCAGCGTGAGCAGCGCATCGGCCGACCGCAGCCAGTCGTCGGGACGGCCGAACTCCCCGCCGAACATCATCACCGCGGGCAGCTGGGGTGGTGGTGAGGTAGCAAACCATGCCGGTGGCAGGTAGACGTATTCCTGCCGGTGCGAAAAGCCGGATGCGGCAGCGGGTGTCGTCATTTTGACGACGACACCCTGGGCCGGCCTGGCCCCGTTGCTCTGCATGTCGGCCAGGGTTGACTGGTCAATCCAACGCGGCGGCTCGTTGCCGGTGACCCGGTCCCAGGCGGACTGCACGGTGGGGAAGTAGCCGACCCAGGTGTTTACCGCCAGCGCGGCGCACAGCAGACACAGCGGAACGGCCAGGATCGCCGCAGTGCGGCGCGGCCATCCGGTACCGACCCAGCCGGTGATAAGCACGACGACGGCGACCCCGATGCCGACGATCCACAACCAGAAGGCCGCGGGCGCCGGATCCTGCGACATCCCCTGGTCTTCGATGAACCAGAACGTCAGTGCCGCGCAGATGCCGCCGGCGATC includes:
- a CDS encoding alpha/beta hydrolase family protein, which codes for MSLTHGWLLIALQVLAAAVLVAAIGRRSPRWLRIWLPVAVIAGGICAALTFWFIEDQGMSQDPAPAAFWLWIVGIGVAVVVLITGWVGTGWPRRTAAILAVPLCLLCAALAVNTWVGYFPTVQSAWDRVTGNEPPRWIDQSTLADMQSNGARPAQGVVVKMTTPAAASGFSHRQEYVYLPPAWFATSPPPQLPAVMMFGGEFGRPDDWLRSADALLTLDEFTARHYGNAPVMVFPDVGGTFSNDTECVNGTRGNAADHIIKDVVPYVVSTFGVSPKAASWGVAGWSSGGTCALMLGVMYPEVFNAIVDIDGQLGPNAGTREQTIARLFGGDAAAWETFDPKSAVVRHGPYTGMSAWFAVSSDTSAEYRPGEHIGTPPSAPSQWDTNSEDHADIAHALCSLLSSYGIECAVVNTHASHDFQGAGYAFADALPWLAGKIGTPGVKEIPMPGAK